A stretch of the Glycine soja cultivar W05 chromosome 13, ASM419377v2, whole genome shotgun sequence genome encodes the following:
- the LOC114381646 gene encoding senescence-associated carboxylesterase 101-like produces the protein MKHHTEGAVFHTPWLYGGTNYRRMVEPLYISEYYIEGKKDYVASGRSRHYEVLEEWLKEGKKDTSDSNANSTSRKNVELILTVDSCFWAYVEEALLLCKQLQNVQSSEKDKKEATEKLLEFVKYVYGSLKKYEVSPEIFLMESSYMTWWDKYKGISGNETLASFMIPREIMFSPEYACVVEQCKINCDFISL, from the coding sequence ATGAAACATCATACAGAAGGTGCAGTTTTTCATACTCCTTGGCTTTATGGTGGAACTAACTACAGGAGAATGGTTGAACCCTTATACATTTCTGAATACTACATAGAAGGGAAAAAAGACTATGTGGCTAGCGGAAGATCTAGACATTATGAAGTGTTGGAAGAGTGGCTGAAAGAAGGGAAGAAAGATACAAGCGATTCGAATGCAAACAGTACAAGCAGAAAGAACGTGGAATTAATTTTAACTGTTGATTCTTGCTTTTGGGCATATGTTGAAGAGGCTCTCCTTTTGTGCAAACAATTGCAGAATGTACAATCTAGTGAGAAAGATAAGAAAGAGGCAACTGAGAAGTTGCTCGAATTCGTGAAGTATGTTTATGGGTCGCTCAAAAAATATGAAGTGTCACCAGAGATTTTCCTGATGGAAAGCAGCTACATGACTTGGTGGGATAAGTATAAGGGAATTTCAGGTAATGAAACACTAGCAAGCTTCATGATCCCAAGGGAGATTATGTTTTCCCCTGAATATGCATGTGTGGTTGAGCAGTGTAAAATAAACTGTGATTTCATCTCACTATGA